The window CGAAGGCCGCTTCGAGCGCGCGAAACGACGCCTCCGACCCGTCTATCGGCACGAGTACGTGCATACGCGGCGGTTCACATGGTAGCTACTTGACAGTAGGGGCCTTTTAGGGGCGGGCGGCCGATATCGTCAGTGTGACACGACTCGTCGTCGCGGTCGGTGGGAACGCCTTGGCCGCCGACGGTAGCTTCGACGCACAGCGCCGGACGGTCGCGGAGACGGCCGAATCGCTCGCCGCTGCCGTCGACGCTGAGGACGCCCTGGTCCTCACCCACGGCAACGGCCCGCAGGTCGGCAACAAACTGCTGGAAGTCGCGGCCGCCGACACCCCGGACCGCCCGCTGGACGTCCTCGTCGCGGAGACACAGGCGAGTCTCGGTAGTCTACTCGGCCGGGCGCTGGATGCTCGCCTCGACCGCCCGGTCTCGACGCTCGTGACACGAGCGGTCGTCGACCCCGAGAGTTCGGCCTTCGCGAACCCGACCAAACCCATCGGCCCGTGGTACACCGAGGAAGAAGCCGCCGACAAACCCTTCGAGACGAAAGACGTCGGCGAGGGCGAACGGTCGTATCGACGAGTCGTCCCCTCGCCCGAACCGACCGCCGTGCCCGAAACCGGGGCAGTCGATGCTCTGCTCGAAGCCGGCGAGGCCGTCATCTGCGGCGGTGGTGGCGGGATACCGGTCGCCCCCGAGGACGACGGCTCCGAGAGCATCGAGGCAGTCATCGACAAGGACTACACCGCGAGTATCGTCGCCGACGCCATCGATGCCGACCGCCTCGTCTTTCTGACGGACGTGGACTACGCCTATCTGAACTACGGGACCGACGACCAGCAGGCCCTCGAATCGGTGACGCCGGGTGAGGTCCGGGGGTATCTCGATGCGGACGAGTT of the Natronomonas halophila genome contains:
- a CDS encoding carbamate kinase, yielding MTRLVVAVGGNALAADGSFDAQRRTVAETAESLAAAVDAEDALVLTHGNGPQVGNKLLEVAAADTPDRPLDVLVAETQASLGSLLGRALDARLDRPVSTLVTRAVVDPESSAFANPTKPIGPWYTEEEAADKPFETKDVGEGERSYRRVVPSPEPTAVPETGAVDALLEAGEAVICGGGGGIPVAPEDDGSESIEAVIDKDYTASIVADAIDADRLVFLTDVDYAYLNYGTDDQQALESVTPGEVRGYLDADEFGEGSMGPKMAACARFAEEGGEAVIASIDDPAAALHGKTGTTVRLD